The Synergistaceae bacterium DZ-S4 genome contains a region encoding:
- a CDS encoding amidohydrolase has product MERGMMKQQYRDVVVWDAERTLAERCDVITEGDRISSILPAGTLSSGCAYEGRGRTALIPGFVNAHGHAAMTLLRGLGEELPLMEWLQERIWPVENGLDGDLVKAGTKLAILEMLSTGTTCFADMYFFMDRVAEAALECGMRCGLSRGIVGDSDRSKLKENLRLADDFNGKDGLINVQLGPHAPYTVPQELMKEIAKTAKDTGLGVQLHWLETSSEWSISGLEGKITPEEYLSETGMIDVPNLLLAHCVWVRPEASAFYARDNVTFAHNPKSNLKLGSGVAPLPAFLKAGVRVALGTDGAASNNRLDIWDELRFAALTQKGIVKDPTLVASVEAFRMATVNGAIGLGFRDVGLIREGYRADMILIDLDRPHYVGWDSENLPGFLVYAGSSSDVRGTVVAGKMLYKDGDFVFTDRERIITEATEARRKLTGR; this is encoded by the coding sequence ATGGAGAGAGGCATGATGAAGCAGCAGTACAGGGATGTAGTGGTCTGGGATGCCGAAAGGACGTTGGCGGAGAGATGCGACGTAATCACAGAAGGGGACCGGATCTCATCAATACTCCCTGCCGGAACGCTGAGTTCAGGCTGCGCATACGAGGGAAGGGGAAGGACAGCGCTTATCCCGGGGTTTGTAAATGCACACGGACATGCCGCAATGACCCTTCTCAGAGGCCTCGGAGAAGAGCTTCCGCTCATGGAATGGCTGCAGGAAAGGATCTGGCCTGTCGAGAACGGGCTTGACGGGGATCTTGTAAAGGCCGGCACCAAGCTCGCGATACTGGAGATGCTCTCGACAGGCACAACATGCTTCGCCGACATGTATTTCTTCATGGACAGGGTCGCTGAGGCGGCACTCGAATGCGGTATGAGGTGCGGGTTATCAAGGGGTATAGTCGGTGACAGCGACCGAAGCAAACTGAAGGAAAACCTCAGGCTTGCGGATGACTTCAACGGTAAAGACGGACTGATAAATGTCCAGCTTGGGCCCCACGCACCCTACACTGTACCTCAGGAACTTATGAAAGAGATCGCGAAGACAGCGAAGGATACCGGCCTGGGCGTTCAGCTCCACTGGCTTGAAACATCTTCTGAATGGAGCATAAGCGGTCTTGAGGGCAAAATAACGCCCGAAGAATACCTTTCAGAGACAGGTATGATCGATGTCCCCAACCTCCTGCTTGCACACTGCGTGTGGGTAAGACCGGAGGCTTCCGCCTTCTATGCGCGGGACAACGTCACCTTTGCCCATAACCCCAAAAGCAACCTCAAGCTTGGCAGCGGCGTTGCTCCTCTTCCGGCATTCCTTAAAGCAGGAGTCAGGGTCGCCCTTGGGACTGACGGAGCCGCAAGCAACAACAGGCTCGACATATGGGACGAGCTTCGTTTCGCCGCGCTCACACAGAAGGGCATCGTTAAAGACCCGACCCTTGTTGCCTCGGTCGAAGCGTTCAGGATGGCCACAGTAAACGGAGCCATAGGACTCGGGTTCAGGGATGTCGGGCTTATAAGGGAAGGCTACAGGGCCGATATGATACTGATAGATCTGGATCGGCCTCATTATGTGGGATGGGACAGTGAAAACCTGCCGGGATTCCTTGTATACGCAGGATCCTCTTCAGATGTGAGAGGGACCGTAGTTGCTGGCAAAATGCTGTATAAAGACGGAGATTTTGTCTTTACCGACAGAGAGAGGATCATAACCGAAGCAACAGAGGCCCGCAGGAAACTTACCGGGCGCTGA
- the ruvX gene encoding Holliday junction resolvase RuvX, translating into MDRIVAVDIGSVRIGVAVSDPFGSFAQALTVLIAKDDWIEELKKIMDGYMTTKLLVGLPLRTGGNEGPEAEHIRAVAESIRERHPSVEIIFWDERFTTVIAQQSLLEGDVSRKGRKGKVDKIAASILLQSYLDRRREI; encoded by the coding sequence TTGGACAGGATCGTTGCGGTCGACATAGGGTCAGTAAGGATCGGAGTGGCGGTAAGCGACCCGTTTGGCAGCTTTGCCCAGGCGCTTACCGTTTTGATCGCCAAGGACGACTGGATAGAGGAACTGAAAAAGATAATGGACGGCTACATGACGACCAAACTTCTTGTAGGGCTGCCTCTCAGGACCGGGGGAAATGAAGGCCCTGAGGCTGAACACATCAGGGCCGTTGCCGAAAGCATCAGGGAGAGGCACCCCTCAGTTGAGATCATATTCTGGGATGAAAGGTTCACAACTGTGATAGCGCAGCAGTCCCTTCTGGAAGGCGACGTTTCAAGGAAGGGACGTAAGGGGAAGGTGGACAAGATCGCGGCTTCCATTCTTCTTCAGAGTTACCTCGACCGGAGGAGGGAAATATAA
- the alaS gene encoding alanine--tRNA ligase — protein sequence MQYRSGKELRELFLSYFEEKGCKRYRSFSLVPDDPTLLFTIAGMVPFKQYFLGLKTPEVKRATTAQKCVRTNDIENVGRTARHHTFFEMLGNFSFGDYFKEEIIPWAWEFLTERVGLEPDRLYATIYLDDDEAHDIWRDKVGLPENRIVRLGADDNFWAAGPVGPCGPCSEIIYDQGPSFSCGKPTCGVGCDCDRYLEIWNLVFMQYNRDEAGNLTPLPNKNIDTGMGLERLSSVVQRVPNDFETDLFRPIIDKACELSGVKYGADPKSDMAVKVISDHIRASAFMIADGILPTNDGGGYVLRRLIRRSARYGRLLGIERPFLTELLQSVRNSIGDEYTELTEQACAIEQILKTEEERFSKTLSQGSDLLDSEIAKLKKSSVSTLPGSVAFVLYDTYGFPLELTEEMCAEVDIKVDKDGFDRSMEDQRERARASSKQTSSIISKNAYTEIADKIGPSSFCGYDTVTSDSEIRAIISEGKEKEFISEGETADIILSDTPFYAEKGGQVGDTGVLTAENAIFEVEDTIYPVNDFIVHRGRLLKGSLKKNQPVTASIDAARRRNIQRHHTATHLIHEALSKVLGQHVRQAGSIVTPTFLRFDFNHFAPLTDDQIREIESIVYEQVLLDLPVKTTVMQIEEAKKTGAKALFDEKYGDEVRVLEIPGYSTELCGGTHVKATGEIGVVKIMREEGIGSGVRRINAITGQNALETFQRFSTLSGTLASMLGEDLDSILSRVEDLLDEKKILERKNRELQVKAALSDIEESIRPCATANGVDLIMEKFENMNPDLLRQVGDRIKQKYPVAVIMLAGIGEEKHVTLTSMASEEAVSKGIRADEFLREIADLIGGRGGGKPTLAQGRAPDAGRLGEAISKAPDIFARLASKSGS from the coding sequence ATGCAGTACAGGAGCGGAAAAGAACTAAGGGAACTATTTCTTTCTTATTTTGAGGAGAAGGGATGCAAAAGGTATCGCAGCTTCTCGCTGGTACCCGATGATCCAACTCTGCTTTTCACCATAGCGGGGATGGTCCCTTTCAAGCAGTATTTCCTGGGACTGAAGACCCCCGAGGTAAAGAGAGCCACTACCGCACAGAAGTGCGTCAGGACTAATGATATTGAAAATGTGGGACGCACGGCGAGACATCACACCTTTTTCGAAATGCTGGGCAACTTCAGCTTTGGGGATTATTTCAAAGAGGAGATCATCCCGTGGGCCTGGGAATTCCTTACGGAGAGGGTCGGACTTGAGCCGGACAGGCTTTATGCGACGATCTACCTTGACGACGACGAGGCCCATGATATCTGGCGCGACAAGGTCGGGCTCCCCGAAAACAGGATCGTCAGGCTCGGTGCGGATGATAACTTCTGGGCTGCCGGACCGGTAGGCCCATGCGGACCATGCTCGGAAATAATATATGACCAGGGCCCCTCCTTCTCATGCGGAAAACCGACATGCGGAGTGGGATGCGACTGCGACCGTTATCTTGAGATATGGAACCTTGTCTTCATGCAGTACAACAGGGATGAGGCAGGCAACCTCACACCGCTTCCCAACAAAAACATCGACACCGGAATGGGACTGGAGCGACTCTCTTCTGTTGTACAGAGAGTTCCAAACGATTTCGAGACAGACCTCTTCCGTCCGATAATCGACAAGGCATGTGAGCTCAGCGGTGTCAAGTATGGAGCTGATCCAAAAAGCGACATGGCTGTAAAGGTAATTTCCGATCACATAAGGGCTTCTGCATTTATGATAGCGGATGGAATACTGCCCACAAACGATGGTGGCGGGTATGTGCTGAGACGCCTGATCCGAAGGAGCGCCCGCTACGGCAGGCTTCTGGGGATCGAAAGACCCTTCCTTACCGAACTTCTGCAGTCAGTCAGAAACTCCATCGGAGATGAGTATACAGAACTGACTGAACAGGCATGCGCTATCGAGCAGATACTCAAAACGGAGGAAGAGCGTTTCTCAAAGACTCTGTCACAGGGAAGCGACCTGCTTGATTCAGAGATAGCCAAGCTCAAAAAGAGCTCCGTAAGCACACTGCCTGGAAGCGTGGCATTCGTACTGTACGACACTTACGGATTCCCTCTCGAACTGACCGAGGAAATGTGCGCTGAAGTCGATATAAAAGTAGACAAGGACGGATTTGACAGGTCGATGGAAGACCAGCGCGAACGCGCCAGGGCTTCAAGTAAGCAGACCAGTTCGATCATTTCCAAAAACGCCTATACTGAGATAGCCGACAAAATAGGACCGAGCAGCTTCTGTGGGTATGACACCGTGACCAGTGACTCTGAGATCAGGGCGATCATATCAGAAGGCAAAGAAAAGGAGTTCATATCCGAGGGAGAGACCGCGGACATCATCCTTTCAGATACACCCTTCTACGCCGAAAAGGGCGGACAGGTAGGGGATACGGGAGTTTTGACCGCCGAAAATGCGATCTTCGAGGTAGAGGACACCATTTATCCCGTGAATGACTTTATCGTTCACAGAGGCAGGCTGCTGAAGGGGAGCCTTAAGAAGAACCAGCCCGTAACCGCATCCATTGACGCGGCAAGAAGAAGGAACATACAGAGACACCACACAGCGACGCACCTTATACACGAGGCTCTCTCAAAGGTGCTTGGCCAGCATGTGCGTCAGGCCGGATCGATAGTAACTCCTACTTTCTTAAGGTTTGACTTCAACCACTTCGCTCCCCTTACAGACGACCAGATACGGGAGATCGAGTCGATAGTATATGAGCAGGTGCTTCTTGACCTCCCGGTTAAAACGACCGTAATGCAGATAGAAGAGGCGAAAAAGACCGGAGCAAAGGCCCTCTTCGACGAAAAGTACGGTGACGAGGTCAGAGTGCTTGAGATTCCGGGATACTCAACTGAACTTTGCGGAGGAACGCATGTCAAAGCCACTGGTGAGATCGGCGTGGTCAAGATAATGCGCGAAGAGGGGATCGGCTCCGGCGTGAGGCGCATAAACGCCATAACCGGACAAAACGCGCTTGAGACCTTCCAGCGCTTCAGCACATTGTCCGGAACACTGGCATCCATGCTGGGAGAAGACCTTGATTCCATCCTCAGCAGGGTCGAGGATCTGCTCGACGAAAAGAAGATACTTGAGAGGAAGAACAGAGAACTTCAGGTCAAAGCAGCCCTCTCCGACATAGAGGAGAGCATCAGGCCCTGCGCGACCGCAAACGGCGTAGACCTCATCATGGAAAAATTTGAGAACATGAACCCCGATCTGCTCAGGCAGGTAGGAGACAGGATAAAACAAAAATACCCCGTGGCTGTGATCATGCTTGCGGGCATAGGAGAAGAGAAGCACGTAACTCTGACCTCAATGGCGAGTGAAGAGGCTGTCTCAAAAGGGATCAGGGCAGACGAATTCCTCAGGGAGATAGCCGACCTCATCGGAGGAAGAGGCGGCGGAAAGCCGACGCTCGCTCAGGGCAGGGCTCCTGACGCAGGCAGGCTCGGCGAAGCTATCAGCAAAGCACCGGATATCTTCGCAAGGCTCGCGTCGAAGTCAGGGAGCTGA